A DNA window from Pseudomonas tohonis contains the following coding sequences:
- a CDS encoding phospholipase effector Tle1 domain-containing protein produces MATGYFIRRGDKTSCGGVVIEADNLVNMFGIAHARMGDRVTCGKHPGIYTIMGGVSFIQSSGRLLAGSLDSISSCPCRATFIPTLYDAVYRKETTASPTATRAAPALAAAPLAAVRPAGPPPGNNQLAEKTAEKERKDIGITLRLGLFFDGTGNNQANSALTEQCRREDRQQFDEQALSALISHCARYGYRDPDEGGFFRQVPDNSYGNAPSNVAHLYALYPDNTATPISADAATGFARLYFEGIGTTSGGSDSVLPAQASGRGDTGILHRVAQSPDQIRGQIRRFLETNPGIQIRALEFDLFGFSRGAAAARHFANEVLKPDGGLLAEVLQAGRFGLARSFDWQRDTRLNFIGLFDTVAATVDPLRGDWSPANADNPGINLYLPPGCARKVVQLVAGSERRWNFALNSVAPHHQEISLPGVHSDIGGGYPPLMEERLLASQPRMATERPGQPLDATPAWLEAQHEVSRLQSLGLPGDGEIRINAWPVQGTHPDQERTGLQALVGVVLQRKVRGELSRVALRAMRELGVKHGVPFDVINDDDQRFELPADLRPIAKKILAYVQGAPSRLSPDDLRHLRARYIHLSAHWTPSKGLLISKPAPNQRLVFNNKPQAGYPQ; encoded by the coding sequence ATGGCAACCGGCTATTTCATTCGCCGAGGCGACAAGACCAGTTGTGGGGGTGTGGTGATCGAGGCGGACAACCTCGTCAACATGTTCGGAATTGCCCACGCCCGCATGGGGGACCGCGTCACCTGCGGCAAGCACCCGGGCATCTACACGATCATGGGAGGGGTCTCTTTCATCCAAAGCAGCGGTCGACTGTTGGCGGGCAGCCTGGACAGCATCAGCAGTTGCCCCTGCCGTGCCACCTTCATCCCTACGCTGTACGACGCGGTCTACCGCAAAGAGACCACCGCCAGCCCGACCGCAACACGCGCCGCCCCCGCTCTGGCCGCAGCCCCGCTTGCCGCCGTGCGCCCTGCTGGCCCTCCCCCCGGAAACAACCAACTGGCGGAAAAGACAGCCGAGAAAGAACGGAAGGACATCGGCATCACGCTGCGCCTGGGCCTGTTCTTCGATGGCACCGGAAACAACCAGGCCAACTCGGCACTCACCGAACAGTGCAGGCGCGAGGATCGCCAGCAGTTCGACGAACAAGCACTGAGCGCCCTCATCAGCCACTGCGCCCGCTACGGTTACCGCGACCCGGACGAGGGCGGTTTCTTCCGCCAAGTGCCTGACAACAGCTACGGCAATGCGCCGAGCAATGTGGCGCATCTCTATGCGCTGTATCCGGACAACACCGCCACACCCATTTCTGCAGACGCCGCCACAGGCTTCGCACGCCTTTATTTTGAAGGCATCGGCACAACCAGTGGCGGCTCGGACTCCGTACTGCCGGCCCAGGCCAGCGGGCGGGGCGATACCGGCATCCTGCATCGGGTGGCACAGAGCCCGGATCAGATCAGAGGACAGATACGCCGCTTCCTGGAAACCAACCCTGGCATCCAGATCCGTGCACTGGAGTTCGATCTATTCGGTTTCAGTCGCGGCGCGGCGGCGGCTCGGCACTTCGCCAACGAAGTGCTCAAACCCGATGGCGGCCTGCTGGCCGAGGTGCTCCAGGCTGGTCGGTTCGGCCTGGCCAGAAGCTTCGACTGGCAGCGTGATACCCGCCTCAACTTCATCGGCCTGTTCGATACCGTGGCAGCGACGGTCGACCCGCTGCGGGGCGACTGGAGCCCGGCCAACGCCGACAACCCCGGTATCAACCTCTACTTGCCTCCCGGTTGCGCGCGCAAGGTAGTCCAGTTGGTGGCAGGCTCGGAGCGGCGCTGGAACTTCGCGCTCAACAGCGTGGCTCCGCATCACCAGGAAATCAGCCTGCCAGGCGTCCATTCGGATATCGGTGGCGGCTACCCGCCGCTGATGGAAGAGCGCCTGCTGGCCTCCCAACCGCGCATGGCAACGGAACGCCCCGGCCAACCGCTGGACGCCACCCCGGCGTGGCTGGAGGCCCAGCACGAAGTCAGCCGCCTCCAGTCCCTCGGCCTGCCCGGCGATGGCGAAATCCGGATCAACGCCTGGCCGGTCCAGGGCACCCACCCCGATCAGGAGCGAACCGGCCTGCAAGCCCTGGTCGGTGTCGTGCTACAGCGAAAGGTGCGTGGCGAGTTATCGCGGGTGGCCTTGCGTGCCATGCGTGAGCTGGGGGTGAAGCATGGGGTGCCGTTCGATGTGATCAACGATGATGACCAGCGTTTTGAACTGCCTGCCGATCTACGCCCAATTGCCAAAAAAATCCTCGCCTATGTTCAAGGCGCCCCGTCCCGGCTGAGCCCCGACGACCTGCGCCACCTGCGGGCACGCTATATCCACCTGTCCGCCCACTGGACACCGAGCAAGGGGCTGCTGATCAGCAAACCCGCGCCCAACCAGCGGCTGGTCTTCAACAACAAACCCCAAGCGGGATACCCGCAATGA
- a CDS encoding ABC transporter permease produces the protein MTLLDAAPAPSLSQLLHEALGSLRNLGRRSLLALLGIVMGSCSVIALLNIGQNAADQAMSVFREMGTEAVVVQLPSSPRGADGLPLALDGPTLEADVPGIEHASPLVLYSSQVVFHGRTRNLALVGADASLGEAARLRVAQGRYLSVFDARQTFVVVGAEAALALGVAGDPLEVGDSLRIDDYQFQVIGILKPQGAGGIIPFTADESLFLPLAGMARVNPAPNIGTLIARVVPGRDVPSTGERLLQRINREIAGEQKGTLQVAQQMIDAMQQQTRTFTYLLAALGGISLVGGGVGVMNVMLMNVSERRREIGVRMALGARRRDIRNLFLVEAVALTAAGAVSGALLGVAAAWGYARISGWEFAMAASALPLGMGSTLLVGLFFGLYPAISAARLQPVEALRDA, from the coding sequence ATGACGCTGCTGGACGCCGCTCCGGCCCCCTCGCTGTCGCAGCTGCTGCACGAGGCGCTGGGTAGCCTGCGCAACCTCGGGCGGCGCTCGTTGCTGGCGCTGCTGGGGATCGTCATGGGCAGTTGCTCGGTCATCGCCTTGCTGAACATCGGGCAGAACGCCGCCGACCAGGCCATGAGCGTGTTCCGCGAGATGGGCACCGAGGCGGTGGTGGTGCAGCTGCCTTCGTCCCCCCGGGGCGCCGATGGCCTGCCGTTGGCGCTGGACGGCCCGACGCTGGAGGCGGACGTACCCGGCATCGAGCACGCCAGCCCGTTGGTGCTCTACAGCAGCCAGGTGGTCTTCCACGGGCGCACCCGCAACCTGGCGCTGGTCGGTGCCGACGCGTCGCTGGGCGAGGCCGCGCGGTTGCGGGTGGCGCAGGGACGCTACCTGTCGGTTTTCGATGCCCGCCAGACTTTCGTTGTGGTCGGTGCCGAAGCGGCCCTGGCGCTGGGGGTTGCCGGTGATCCGCTGGAGGTGGGCGACAGCCTGCGCATCGACGACTACCAGTTCCAGGTGATCGGCATCCTCAAGCCCCAGGGCGCGGGCGGCATCATCCCCTTCACCGCCGATGAGTCGCTGTTCCTGCCGTTGGCGGGGATGGCGCGAGTCAACCCGGCGCCGAACATCGGCACGCTGATCGCACGGGTGGTGCCGGGCCGGGACGTACCCAGCACCGGCGAGCGGCTGCTGCAGCGGATCAATCGCGAGATCGCCGGCGAACAGAAGGGCACGCTGCAGGTGGCCCAGCAGATGATCGATGCCATGCAGCAGCAGACCCGCACCTTCACCTACCTGCTGGCTGCCCTGGGCGGCATCTCCCTGGTGGGCGGCGGGGTGGGGGTGATGAACGTGATGCTGATGAACGTCAGCGAGCGACGCCGCGAGATCGGAGTGCGCATGGCGCTCGGCGCGCGGCGGCGGGACATCCGCAACCTGTTCCTGGTAGAGGCGGTGGCGCTGACCGCCGCCGGCGCGGTATCCGGGGCGCTGCTCGGCGTGGCCGCCGCCTGGGGCTACGCGCGTATCTCCGGCTGGGAGTTCGCCATGGCGGCCTCGGCGTTGCCGCTGGGCATGGGCAGCACGCTGCTGGTGGGGCTGTTCTTCGGCCTGTACCCGGCCATCTCGGCGGCGCGCCTGCAACCGGTGGAGGCGTTGCGCGATGCCTAG
- a CDS encoding DUF2931 family protein, which translates to MKRLLLALIILALAGCAAGSGQPRLPYDYWYVGLAAPRFMEVWVESVDVIDRRGLAYFHIHGGVVSYTGNPVGWHNGGGAMKQASNVDLPETLFVRWQSLVEPQTYKLRIDIPQWVRDEMLKPQRAFCRADGEWVDNLYRYDISIGMAPGGIAKAWVGGPCLSNIEIGRYQAKVDTRGPYEGHSNGRYYRPPTGAAQAYIEQHGIPYESW; encoded by the coding sequence ATGAAGCGCCTGTTGCTGGCCCTTATCATCCTTGCCCTGGCCGGTTGTGCGGCAGGCTCCGGCCAGCCGAGGCTGCCCTATGACTACTGGTACGTCGGTCTTGCCGCGCCACGATTCATGGAGGTCTGGGTGGAAAGCGTGGATGTCATCGATCGCCGAGGACTGGCGTACTTCCATATCCACGGTGGAGTCGTCAGCTACACCGGCAACCCGGTTGGCTGGCACAACGGCGGCGGTGCCATGAAGCAGGCGTCCAATGTCGACTTGCCCGAAACCCTGTTCGTGCGCTGGCAGTCCCTGGTGGAACCCCAGACCTACAAACTGCGCATCGATATCCCGCAATGGGTACGCGACGAGATGCTCAAGCCGCAGCGGGCTTTCTGCCGAGCCGATGGCGAATGGGTCGATAACCTCTATCGATACGACATCTCCATCGGCATGGCTCCCGGTGGCATCGCCAAGGCCTGGGTGGGTGGGCCATGCCTGTCGAATATCGAGATCGGGCGCTACCAGGCCAAGGTCGATACGAGGGGCCCCTACGAGGGCCACTCCAATGGGCGGTACTACCGCCCACCCACTGGGGCCGCACAGGCCTATATCGAGCAGCACGGCATCCCTTATGAATCCTGGTAA
- a CDS encoding ABC transporter ATP-binding protein produces MLNNNNERLIRLRDIDKRYRLAEQELRILGGVSLEIARGESCAILGSSGSGKSTLLNILGLLDLPTSGFYHLAGHDVFTASPDDLAALRNRLIGFVFQSFNLLPRLSALDNVALPLSYRGVALRESRERAHAMLERVGLAARAGHLPADLSGGQRQRVAIARALVGEPALILADEPTGNLDAATAEDIMQLLLELNRASGVTLVIVTHDPGIAARLERRIRVREGRVVDEAVPA; encoded by the coding sequence ATGTTGAACAACAATAACGAGCGGCTCATCCGCCTGCGGGACATCGACAAGCGCTATCGGCTCGCCGAGCAGGAGCTGCGCATCCTCGGCGGCGTCTCCCTGGAGATCGCCCGGGGCGAGAGCTGCGCCATTCTCGGCAGTTCCGGCTCGGGCAAGAGCACGCTGCTGAACATTCTCGGCCTGCTCGACCTGCCCACCAGCGGCTTCTACCACCTCGCCGGGCACGATGTGTTCACGGCCAGCCCGGATGACCTGGCGGCGCTGCGCAACCGCCTCATCGGCTTCGTCTTCCAGAGTTTCAACCTGCTGCCCCGGCTCAGCGCGCTGGACAATGTCGCGCTGCCGCTCAGCTACCGCGGCGTGGCCCTGCGCGAGTCCCGCGAGCGGGCTCACGCCATGCTCGAACGGGTGGGGCTCGCGGCCCGCGCCGGGCACTTGCCGGCGGACCTTTCCGGCGGCCAGCGGCAGCGCGTGGCCATCGCCCGCGCGTTGGTGGGCGAGCCGGCGCTGATCCTCGCCGACGAGCCCACCGGCAACCTCGACGCCGCCACCGCCGAAGACATCATGCAGCTGCTGCTGGAGCTCAACCGCGCCAGCGGCGTGACCCTGGTGATCGTCACCCACGACCCCGGCATCGCCGCGCGGCTGGAACGGCGCATCCGCGTGCGCGAGGGCAGGGTGGTGGACGAGGCGGTCCCGGCATGA